From Tiliqua scincoides isolate rTilSci1 chromosome 2, rTilSci1.hap2, whole genome shotgun sequence, the proteins below share one genomic window:
- the DYNAP gene encoding dynactin-associated protein: MDNAGFEMHEETLSSSSTKRDRIKEEPPERKSRWSLLNVFLVCLLACAITTVLGVVILSLSINNTGFKAESKHGANREKHEVASQAISGRTLDQTHVDPQFQFLHHLAKSKKHQFPGGSIQWSRFRKDASEYQNQEEMAFGRSINAQRSKMTFGTLLIKSKGLRAPHWHFNANEHGYLLKGTAWIGVVDAGGTTVTTYNVTAGQVIFFPRNTLHWVKSIGAEDCLFLLFFTTHEELQTLDVDDVFFLTPEDIAARSLKPQGGVNFIRTFQKQVEDQAINLPPNLAELVHNANYEQSADTLVWRYFFDLKGSSEFNFPGGIIQWARYVKNGTGLKPNERIYSNFLHSKEDALTLGTLRIYSNGLRQPHFHFNANEMGYVISGCGKVGVIVSPTLTTNFNVDVGDVVFFPAGTQHYIKSTCDEDLHFILAFSTGNTLQTLDMDDYMHATADHILAQLFFKSQEEFKKIPRFTEDQAINLP; this comes from the exons ATGGACAACGCCGGTTTTGAAATGCATGAAGAAACTCTGTCGAGTTCCTCAACCAAAAGAGATAGGATCAAAGAAGAACCTCCA GAGAGG AAGAGCCGCTGGTCCCTGCTGAATGTCTTTCTCGTTTGCCTCTTGGCCTGTGCAATAACAACAGTGTTAGGGGTGGTGATTTTGTCTTTGTCTATTAACAACACTGGCTTTAAAGCAGAATCGAAACATGGAGCGAACAGAGAAAAGCATGAAGTTGCTTCCCAGGCAATTTCAGGAAGAACATTGGACCAAACCCACGTGGACCCCCAGTTCCAATTTCTCCACCACCTTGCTAAATCCAAG AAACACCAATTTCCAGGTGGTTCTATTCAGTGGTCAAGATTTCGGAAAGATGCCAGcgaataccagaaccaggaagaGATGGCGTTTGGAAGAAGCATCAATGCCCAGCGTTCCAAGATGACGTTTGGCACTCTACTAATCAAGAGTAAAGGATTGCGGGCACCACACTGGCACTTCAATGCAAATGAGCATGGCTACCTCTTAAAG GGCACTGCGTGGATTGGTGTCGTTGATGCTGGTGGAACCACGGTGACCACGTACAATGTCACAGCCGGCCAGGTCATTTTCTTCCCTCGAAACACACTGCACTGGGTCAAGAGCATTGGTGCGGAAGACTGcttgtttttgctcttctttaCAACTCATGAGGAGCTTCAAACTCTGGATGTGGATGATGTGTTTTTCTTAACACCTGAGGACATAGCAGCCAGGTCATTAAAG ccTCAAGGTGGAGTGAACTTCATTCGGACGTTCCAGAAACAAGTCGAAGACCAGGCTATCAACCTTCCACCCAATCTAGCAGAGCTTGTTCATAATGCCAATTATGAACAGTCCGCAGACACACTTGTGTGGCGGTATTTTTTTGATCTCAAAG GATCATCGGAGTTCAATTTTCCAGGAGGCATCATCCAGTGGGCTCGGTATGTAAAAAATGGAACAGGCTTGAAACCCAATGAAAGAATTTACAGCAATTTTCTCCATTCA AAAGAGGATGCCCTCACCTTGGGGACTCTCCGGATCTACAGCAACGGATTACGGCAGCCCCATTTTCATTTCAACGCCAATGAGATGGGCTATGTCATCAGCGGGTGTGGAAAG GTGGGGGTCATTGTTTCACCTACACTCACAACCAACTTCAACGTTGATGTTGGCGATGTTGTATTTTTCCCTGCTGGAACCCAGCATTACATCAAGAGCACCTGTGATGAGGACTTGCATTTCATTTTGGCATTCAGCACTGGCAATACG TTACAAACTCTTGATATGGATGACTATATGCACGCCACAGCAGATCACATACTAGCCCAGCTTTTCTTCAAATCACAAGAAGAATTTAAGAAGATTCCACGGTTTACTGAGGATCAGGCAATTAATCTACCATAG